The following are from one region of the Salicibibacter kimchii genome:
- the rpsO gene encoding 30S ribosomal protein S15 — translation MALSLERKQEIVDTYKVHDSDTGSPEVQIAILTEQIVELNGHLQTHNKDHHSRRGLLKMVGKRRNLLTYLRKKDITRYRDIIRKLGLRR, via the coding sequence ATGGCCTTAAGTCTAGAACGTAAACAGGAGATTGTCGATACGTATAAAGTACACGATTCAGATACTGGCTCTCCGGAAGTTCAAATCGCTATCCTCACGGAACAAATTGTCGAATTGAACGGGCATTTGCAAACCCATAACAAAGATCACCATTCCCGTCGTGGGTTGCTGAAAATGGTAGGAAAGCGTCGTAACTTGCTCACGTATCTGCGAAAGAAAGACATTACAAGGTATAGGGATATTATCCGCAAGCTGGGACTACGTCGATAA